The following proteins are co-located in the Marinomonas profundi genome:
- the rnpA gene encoding ribonuclease P protein component: MTEYCFPRHVRLLNAGDYQSVFNDTTSKVFAGEFLLLARKRDDNQTRLGLIVSKKTDKRAVGRNRIKRLVRDSFRHHKIPLSGLDIIFLARQGIKELDNATLHSRLEKAWDQLAKKALKPAQNKKRDQDKQK; encoded by the coding sequence ATGACCGAATATTGTTTTCCTCGGCATGTCAGACTTCTGAATGCCGGGGATTATCAATCCGTCTTTAACGACACCACCTCCAAAGTCTTCGCTGGCGAATTTCTTTTATTGGCACGAAAACGAGATGACAACCAAACTCGGTTGGGTCTTATTGTGTCGAAAAAAACAGATAAGCGTGCCGTAGGCCGGAATCGTATCAAACGCTTGGTGCGTGATTCCTTTCGCCATCACAAAATTCCACTGTCCGGCTTGGATATTATTTTCTTAGCACGACAAGGCATTAAAGAGCTAGACAACGCCACTTTGCACAGCCGACTCGAAAAAGCATGGGATCAGTTAGCAAAAAAAGCCCTAAAACCCGCCCAAAATAAAAAACGCGACCAAGATAAGCAGAAATAG
- the rpmH gene encoding 50S ribosomal protein L34 — protein MKRTFQPSVLKRKRNHGFRARMATKGGRQVIARRRARGRKVLSA, from the coding sequence ATGAAAAGAACTTTCCAACCTAGCGTTCTAAAACGCAAACGTAACCACGGTTTCCGTGCTCGTATGGCTACTAAAGGCGGACGTCAAGTTATCGCTCGTCGTCGTGCTCGCGGCCGCAAGGTTCTAAGCGCATAA